In the genome of Cellvibrio sp. KY-YJ-3, one region contains:
- a CDS encoding LysR family transcriptional regulator encodes MDTQHLQAFVAIAESGSFSAAAERLHLTQPAISKRIALLEEQLKSPLFDRIGRQVALTRAGQVLLSKATLILSEVTAAQRAIADLKGEVEGKLSIATSHHVGLHYLPPYLREFSKRFPQVKLDLHFLDSEQAYHEILQGRFDLAIITLALEQDARLQSHNLWHDQLHFVAAPTHPLTAQSYLQLADLSQHPAIMPDTNTYTTQLVSNLFVTQNAALNIGMVSNHLDTIKMLLSIGLGWGILPKRILDNQLVILDVVHEPIMRPLGCIHHKQRSLNNAAKMFLQLLHKENHSITPTASQ; translated from the coding sequence ATGGATACTCAACATTTACAAGCATTTGTCGCCATAGCAGAGAGCGGCTCATTCTCGGCAGCAGCCGAACGATTACATCTTACGCAGCCTGCAATAAGCAAACGCATTGCTTTGCTGGAGGAGCAATTAAAGTCACCATTATTTGATCGGATAGGTAGACAGGTTGCACTCACCCGGGCTGGTCAGGTTTTGTTAAGCAAAGCGACACTAATATTGTCCGAGGTGACAGCCGCCCAACGCGCCATTGCGGATCTGAAAGGAGAAGTTGAAGGCAAACTGAGCATAGCAACCAGTCACCATGTAGGACTTCATTACTTACCACCTTATTTACGCGAATTCTCCAAGCGATTTCCTCAAGTAAAGCTGGATTTACACTTTTTGGATTCGGAGCAGGCATATCATGAAATACTCCAAGGCAGATTCGACCTCGCCATCATCACGCTCGCACTCGAACAGGATGCGCGCCTCCAAAGCCACAACCTCTGGCACGACCAACTCCACTTCGTTGCGGCGCCAACCCACCCCCTCACCGCACAATCGTATCTTCAGCTGGCCGATTTAAGCCAGCACCCTGCGATAATGCCCGACACCAACACCTACACAACACAGTTAGTCAGCAACCTCTTTGTGACGCAAAATGCAGCGTTGAACATTGGTATGGTCTCGAATCATCTTGATACGATTAAAATGCTGTTGAGTATTGGCCTCGGCTGGGGGATCCTGCCCAAACGGATACTGGATAACCAACTGGTTATTCTGGATGTAGTACACGAACCTATTATGCGCCCACTAGGCTGTATTCATCATAAGCAGCGCTCACTGAACAACGCCGCAAAAATGTTTCTGCAACTTTTGCACAAGGAAAATCACTCCATCACTCCTACCGCTTCCCAGTGA
- a CDS encoding FimV/HubP family polar landmark protein: MRLRQLVLACGLTSFVLSPYASALGLGEVKLKSSLNQPLEAEVKLLDTRDLTAEQILVTLASPADFERNGVDRLYFYTELQFQVDLESADGPKVIIRSRNPVREPYLNFLIEARWTAGRLLREYTLLMDLPTFEEDAKVSSVAAPAATARSPRAQTTAPVTSRSATVSSGAPSSRQPSSATKSPLNSDEYEVRANDTLWEIALRARPDSSVSVHQSMMALYRTNPDAFINGDINKLRRGQVLRVPDASDMTSVAKSEAVTQFAQATGDSNYGAQLNASRRSTSNRTESAEVSGRVKLAAPTSGANNTGQGSGANDGSGRALESELAATLEELDKTKSENTELGSRVKDLEAQIETMERLVAVSNEKLRALQVAAGQEPSAEQSASQVSQASAAATEVVPAVSAAASSVAAAQPPQPTPPKPKPVVQQPVAEPSIFDSLKDNPLWLALAILGLFGAGAAAYAYRRRQQAEQQQAEEEDVFALDESVSDQEDYSSRHEEEAVDDIDSSLFEENVETTAVAETGDVVGEADIYIAYGKLDQAEEMLVNALNKDPQSADIRMKLLEVYAQQQNAPAFDKHYALLLPVAGAALISRASELRETIAGAGEFSAVADVSSSDEFDGDFSLDDLGAADANLSSTSDEPAVSAPVGSEDEFNFDFDLDLDDDESTIASLAPSQLASSDVADGVSEFDFDLSDIDEPEVAATVGNTDDLSLELDELDNSSIVTDVSSGAQDLDEEFSFDFDDDLGLVDVSSRPVAGAESLEVVADDFNLDMDVDDVDLAALDHEMESLDVDFDGESALDEEPVIAEFVAAEIAKDEAEPGLDLDDDIYPLHTESELEFLAEDLDSTKLVLTDDLDKVEEVELDVDLLGDGEDASLLAEVDDTAFDLSDADESLDFESLNEEFAALDEQSIDAGLPATDEEVVDLELHDELPSALDGSDGLQDLTGQVASVPAFEQPLDLEQDEDLFDEALSDFGAESDELNIDSYSSDESTLADLSDEDMDSELDFLADADEAATKLDLARAYIDMGDTEGAKDILAEVMNEGNEEQRDEANELLGRIV; the protein is encoded by the coding sequence ATGCGTCTTCGTCAGTTGGTTTTAGCCTGTGGTCTTACATCCTTTGTGCTGTCGCCCTATGCCAGTGCTTTGGGGTTGGGTGAGGTTAAACTCAAATCATCGCTTAATCAGCCGCTCGAAGCTGAAGTAAAGTTGCTTGATACCCGCGATTTAACCGCTGAACAAATTCTCGTTACGCTTGCTTCCCCGGCAGATTTTGAACGAAATGGCGTAGATCGCCTTTACTTTTATACCGAACTGCAATTTCAGGTTGATTTGGAGTCTGCGGATGGCCCCAAAGTAATTATCAGGTCGCGCAACCCGGTACGCGAACCCTACTTGAACTTTCTTATAGAGGCGCGTTGGACTGCTGGGCGCCTGTTGCGTGAATACACATTATTGATGGATTTGCCGACATTTGAGGAGGATGCCAAGGTCTCTTCGGTGGCTGCACCAGCGGCTACGGCCCGATCACCGCGTGCGCAAACTACGGCACCCGTTACCTCACGCAGTGCTACAGTGTCCTCGGGTGCGCCATCATCTCGTCAGCCATCCAGTGCTACCAAGTCCCCACTTAATAGCGATGAATATGAAGTTCGTGCCAACGATACTTTATGGGAGATCGCATTGCGTGCTCGCCCTGATTCCAGTGTGTCAGTACATCAAAGCATGATGGCCCTATATCGCACTAACCCTGACGCGTTTATAAACGGTGACATCAACAAGTTGCGTCGTGGGCAGGTTTTACGTGTTCCTGATGCCAGTGATATGACCTCGGTTGCCAAGTCGGAAGCTGTCACTCAGTTTGCGCAGGCCACTGGCGATTCAAATTACGGTGCCCAGCTCAATGCTTCTCGTCGCTCTACTAGCAATCGCACCGAATCTGCAGAGGTGAGTGGTCGAGTCAAATTAGCGGCGCCGACCTCAGGTGCCAATAACACTGGGCAGGGTAGTGGTGCTAACGATGGCTCAGGCAGGGCGCTTGAGAGTGAATTGGCTGCCACGCTGGAAGAGCTGGACAAAACCAAATCCGAAAATACTGAGCTTGGGTCTCGTGTTAAAGATCTCGAAGCTCAAATAGAAACCATGGAGCGTCTGGTTGCCGTGAGCAACGAGAAGTTACGAGCTCTTCAAGTTGCTGCCGGGCAAGAGCCATCAGCAGAGCAGTCAGCTTCTCAGGTTTCTCAAGCATCCGCTGCTGCAACAGAAGTTGTTCCAGCTGTCTCCGCAGCAGCGTCCAGTGTGGCTGCCGCTCAGCCGCCTCAGCCTACACCACCCAAGCCTAAACCAGTTGTTCAACAGCCTGTAGCGGAGCCAAGTATTTTTGATTCGCTCAAAGATAATCCTTTATGGCTCGCTCTGGCCATTCTTGGGCTCTTTGGTGCCGGTGCAGCGGCTTACGCTTATCGTCGTCGCCAGCAGGCCGAGCAACAGCAGGCTGAGGAAGAGGATGTATTTGCGTTGGATGAGTCTGTCTCTGATCAAGAAGACTACTCATCCCGTCATGAAGAGGAAGCTGTTGACGATATCGATTCCTCTCTGTTTGAAGAGAATGTTGAAACAACTGCAGTTGCGGAAACGGGTGATGTAGTTGGTGAGGCTGATATTTATATTGCCTATGGGAAGCTGGATCAGGCGGAGGAAATGCTGGTCAATGCTCTGAATAAAGATCCACAGTCAGCCGATATTCGCATGAAATTGCTGGAGGTTTATGCACAGCAACAAAATGCCCCAGCCTTTGATAAACACTATGCGCTTCTTTTGCCGGTTGCGGGAGCTGCACTCATATCGCGTGCATCTGAGTTGCGCGAAACAATTGCTGGTGCTGGAGAGTTTTCCGCAGTGGCGGACGTTTCCAGCAGTGATGAGTTTGATGGTGATTTCTCTTTAGATGATCTGGGTGCAGCGGATGCAAACTTGTCATCTACCAGTGACGAGCCAGCGGTATCTGCTCCGGTAGGGAGCGAAGATGAATTCAATTTCGATTTTGATTTGGACCTGGATGACGATGAGTCCACGATTGCTTCGCTGGCGCCCTCTCAGCTTGCGAGTTCTGATGTTGCGGACGGTGTATCAGAATTCGATTTTGATTTGTCGGATATAGATGAGCCAGAGGTAGCTGCTACGGTTGGGAATACTGATGACCTTTCTTTAGAGTTGGATGAATTAGATAACAGCTCGATTGTTACTGATGTGTCGTCAGGTGCACAGGATCTAGACGAGGAATTCAGTTTTGATTTTGATGACGATCTTGGTTTGGTGGACGTTTCCTCCCGCCCGGTGGCCGGCGCTGAATCGCTGGAGGTTGTTGCGGATGATTTCAATCTGGATATGGATGTTGATGATGTTGATTTGGCGGCGCTTGATCATGAAATGGAAAGTCTTGATGTGGACTTTGATGGAGAATCAGCTCTGGATGAAGAGCCGGTCATTGCTGAATTTGTTGCTGCTGAAATAGCTAAAGACGAGGCCGAGCCGGGTCTCGATCTTGATGATGATATTTACCCCTTGCACACTGAAAGCGAATTGGAATTTTTGGCAGAGGATCTCGACTCCACCAAGTTGGTGTTGACTGATGATCTCGATAAAGTTGAAGAAGTTGAGCTAGATGTGGACCTGCTTGGAGATGGTGAAGACGCATCTTTGTTGGCAGAAGTTGATGACACTGCATTTGACTTGTCAGATGCAGATGAATCACTTGATTTTGAGTCCCTCAATGAAGAGTTTGCCGCACTGGATGAGCAGTCTATAGATGCGGGGTTGCCTGCCACTGATGAGGAGGTTGTCGATCTTGAACTGCATGACGAACTTCCATCGGCACTCGATGGTAGTGATGGTTTACAGGATTTGACCGGGCAGGTTGCATCCGTCCCTGCATTTGAGCAACCGCTGGATTTGGAGCAGGACGAGGATTTGTTTGATGAGGCCTTGTCTGATTTTGGTGCTGAATCCGATGAGTTGAATATAGACAGTTATTCCAGTGATGAGTCTACCTTGGCCGATTTGTCTGATGAGGATATGGATTCGGAGTTGGATTTCCTTGCTGATGCCGATGAGGCGGCAACCAAGCTTGATTTGGCGCGTGCATACATCGATATGGGGGATACTGAAGGGGCGAAGGATATACTTGCTGAGGTTATGAATGAAGGCAATGAAGAGCAGCGCGATGAGGCTAACGAGTTGCTTGGTCGTATAGTGTAA
- the leuC gene encoding 3-isopropylmalate dehydratase large subunit: protein MAAKTLYDKLWDAHLVQQRDDGSALIYIDRHIVHEVTSPQAFDGLRLAGRKPWRVDSILATPDHNVPTTQKERANGVAGIEDPVSLIQVQTLDDNCDEFGIVEFKINDHRQGIVHVVGPETGACLPGMTVVCGDSHTATNGALGALAHGIGTSEVEHVMATQCLVAKKMKNMLIKVDGTLGLGVTPKDVVLAIIAKIGTAGGTGYAMEFGGQVFRDMSMEGRMTVCNMAIEAGARAGMVAVDQTTIDYVNGRTYAPKGELWEKAVADWKNYVSDDGAHFDSIVELNGADIKPQVSWGTSPEMVVSVEDKVPDPAQEIDPVKREGMLRALQYMGLQANQPITSIYVDRVFIGSCTNSRIEDIRAAAEVVKGRTKASSVKEAIVVPGSGAVKAQAEAEGLDKIFIAAGLEWREPGCSMCLAMNADKLGNGEHCASTSNRNFEGRQGYGGRTHLVSPAMAAAAAIAGHFVDVRTFN, encoded by the coding sequence ATGGCCGCTAAAACGCTTTACGACAAACTTTGGGATGCCCACCTCGTGCAGCAGCGCGATGATGGCTCTGCACTCATTTATATAGATCGTCACATAGTCCACGAAGTGACCTCCCCGCAAGCGTTTGATGGTCTGCGTTTGGCTGGCCGCAAGCCATGGCGTGTGGACTCCATCCTCGCCACTCCAGATCACAATGTGCCTACCACGCAAAAAGAGCGTGCTAATGGTGTTGCGGGGATTGAAGACCCGGTGTCCTTGATCCAGGTCCAGACGCTGGATGATAACTGCGATGAATTCGGTATTGTCGAGTTCAAGATCAACGATCACCGCCAAGGTATTGTGCACGTTGTCGGCCCTGAAACCGGCGCCTGCTTGCCCGGTATGACCGTTGTCTGCGGTGATTCCCATACCGCCACTAACGGTGCTCTCGGCGCTTTGGCGCATGGAATAGGTACGAGCGAAGTAGAGCATGTGATGGCGACCCAATGTCTGGTCGCTAAAAAAATGAAAAATATGCTCATTAAGGTGGATGGCACGCTCGGTTTGGGCGTGACGCCAAAAGACGTAGTTTTGGCCATCATCGCTAAAATTGGCACGGCGGGCGGTACCGGCTACGCGATGGAATTTGGCGGTCAGGTTTTTCGCGATATGAGCATGGAAGGGCGCATGACTGTGTGTAATATGGCGATTGAAGCGGGCGCCCGTGCCGGCATGGTGGCGGTAGACCAAACAACTATCGACTACGTTAATGGGCGCACCTATGCACCCAAAGGTGAATTGTGGGAAAAAGCCGTAGCCGATTGGAAAAATTATGTGAGTGATGACGGCGCACACTTCGATTCGATCGTTGAATTAAACGGCGCTGATATCAAGCCGCAAGTGAGTTGGGGTACTTCGCCGGAGATGGTTGTTTCGGTTGAGGACAAGGTGCCCGATCCGGCGCAAGAAATTGATCCGGTCAAGCGCGAAGGTATGTTGCGCGCATTGCAGTATATGGGCTTGCAAGCGAACCAACCGATCACTTCTATTTATGTTGATCGCGTATTTATTGGCTCTTGCACTAATTCGCGCATTGAAGATATTCGCGCCGCAGCTGAAGTGGTAAAAGGTCGCACCAAGGCGTCATCGGTAAAAGAGGCGATTGTGGTTCCTGGTTCCGGTGCAGTAAAAGCGCAAGCAGAAGCCGAGGGGCTAGATAAAATTTTTATCGCTGCCGGTTTGGAGTGGCGTGAGCCGGGCTGCTCTATGTGTCTTGCGATGAACGCGGATAAATTAGGTAATGGCGAGCACTGTGCATCAACGTCCAATCGTAATTTTGAAGGGCGTCAGGGGTACGGTGGTCGTACTCACTTGGTGAGTCCTGCGATGGCTGCTGCCGCTGCGATTGCGGGTCATTTTGTTGATGTGCGCACGTTTAATTAA
- a CDS encoding TIGR04219 family outer membrane beta-barrel protein, producing the protein MKSLSPIAKYSFGAMSLLIASHASADTIFGIYAGAGTWQSEYSGSVGNPSATMDELGFDENNNSFYYIAVEHPVPLIPNIKLQHNDISSRQTGSLNSDFSLDNTTYPTGTEVSTDFDLSYTDAVLYYEFLDNWLNLDLGVTVRKYSGQMQAEAFGVIDEVDVDVTLPLGYARFQFDLPLTGFSAGFEGNYINYSGNSVSDYSAKVSYMFDSALDLGIEVGYKAASIKIDEDDIDTDIRLKGPYAAAIFHF; encoded by the coding sequence ATGAAATCACTCTCACCAATTGCTAAATACTCGTTTGGCGCCATGTCCCTGCTAATAGCAAGCCATGCCAGTGCCGATACTATTTTTGGCATTTATGCTGGCGCAGGCACTTGGCAAAGTGAATACAGCGGTAGTGTCGGCAACCCTTCAGCCACTATGGATGAGCTGGGTTTTGATGAAAACAACAACAGCTTTTATTACATTGCCGTTGAACACCCCGTCCCACTAATTCCGAATATCAAATTGCAGCACAACGACATTAGCAGTCGCCAAACCGGCTCCTTAAACAGTGATTTCAGTCTGGATAACACCACTTATCCCACAGGTACCGAAGTTTCAACTGATTTTGACCTTAGCTATACCGATGCCGTGCTCTATTACGAATTTCTGGACAATTGGCTGAATCTGGATTTGGGTGTGACAGTTCGTAAATACTCAGGCCAAATGCAAGCGGAGGCATTCGGTGTAATCGATGAGGTCGATGTGGATGTGACACTACCCCTGGGCTATGCACGCTTCCAATTCGATTTACCACTCACTGGTTTTTCGGCCGGCTTTGAAGGCAATTACATCAATTACAGCGGCAACTCAGTCTCTGATTACAGCGCCAAAGTCAGCTACATGTTCGATTCAGCACTGGATCTGGGCATTGAGGTTGGCTACAAAGCCGCGTCCATTAAAATTGACGAAGACGACATAGATACTGATATTCGCTTAAAAGGCCCTTACGCAGCCGCGATTTTCCACTTCTAA
- the leuB gene encoding 3-isopropylmalate dehydrogenase encodes MGKHILILEGDGIGPEIVREARKVLDVVNAKFDLGLTFENELMGGCAIDVHGVPLADSTLEKARKADAILLGAVGGPKWDKLDRSIRPEKGLLKIRSQLGLYANLRPALLYPQLVDASSLKPEVVSGLDILIVRELAGGIYFGEPRGIRVLENGEREGYNTYKYSESEIIRIGRTAFEMARKRNGKVCSVDKANVLEATMLWREVMDTLHKEYPDVELSHMYVDNAAMQLVRAPKQFDVLVTGNMFGDILSDAAAMLTGSIGMLPSASLDKDGRGMYEPCHGSAPDIAGQGIANPLATILSVSMMLRYSLGYPQVADAIEVAVGKVLDQGYRTADIYTEGKTKVSTSQMGDAVVAALA; translated from the coding sequence GTGGGCAAACATATTTTAATTTTGGAAGGCGATGGCATCGGTCCTGAAATTGTGCGTGAAGCGCGCAAGGTGCTGGATGTGGTTAATGCCAAATTCGATTTGGGCTTAACCTTTGAAAACGAATTGATGGGCGGCTGCGCAATTGATGTGCATGGCGTTCCACTGGCGGATTCGACGCTCGAAAAAGCGCGCAAGGCCGATGCGATTTTGCTGGGTGCTGTTGGTGGCCCCAAGTGGGATAAATTGGACCGCTCGATTCGCCCGGAAAAAGGTTTGCTGAAGATTCGTTCACAATTGGGTTTGTATGCGAATTTACGTCCTGCGTTGTTATATCCACAGTTGGTAGATGCATCTTCTCTGAAACCGGAAGTGGTTTCTGGCTTGGATATTTTGATCGTACGCGAATTGGCAGGCGGTATTTATTTTGGTGAGCCGCGCGGTATTCGCGTATTGGAAAATGGCGAGCGCGAAGGTTACAACACCTACAAATATTCCGAGAGCGAGATTATCCGTATCGGCCGTACCGCTTTTGAGATGGCGCGCAAACGTAATGGTAAAGTCTGCTCGGTCGATAAGGCGAATGTGCTTGAGGCGACTATGTTGTGGCGCGAAGTGATGGATACGCTGCATAAAGAGTATCCGGATGTTGAGCTGTCCCACATGTATGTCGATAACGCGGCTATGCAATTGGTGCGTGCGCCAAAACAGTTCGATGTGTTGGTGACTGGCAACATGTTTGGTGATATTTTGTCCGATGCGGCAGCCATGTTGACTGGCTCTATTGGTATGCTTCCGTCAGCGTCATTGGATAAAGATGGTCGCGGTATGTATGAGCCTTGCCATGGTTCTGCACCGGATATCGCTGGGCAGGGTATAGCTAACCCGCTCGCGACGATTTTGTCGGTATCCATGATGTTGCGTTATTCGCTCGGTTATCCTCAGGTTGCAGACGCAATTGAGGTTGCAGTCGGCAAGGTGTTGGATCAAGGTTATCGCACCGCAGACATTTATACGGAAGGTAAGACCAAAGTATCTACCTCGCAAATGGGCGATGCTGTTGTTGCAGCGCTGGCCTAA
- the leuD gene encoding 3-isopropylmalate dehydratase small subunit: MKSFTVLQGIAAPMDRANVDTDMIIPKQFLKSIKRTGFGKNLFDELRYLDEGKPDQSCEGRPINPDFPLNFPRYQGATVLLSRENFGCGSSREHAPWALDDYGFRCVIAPSFADIFYNNCFKNGLLPIVLSDEIVDSLFNEMYAAEGYQLTIDLAAQVVKTPGGESFAFDVDEFRKHCLLNGLDDIGLTLEHADAIRAYEAKKRVEAPWLFDVVK, translated from the coding sequence ATGAAAAGTTTTACCGTTTTGCAAGGCATTGCCGCTCCTATGGATCGTGCCAATGTTGATACCGATATGATTATTCCCAAGCAATTTTTGAAATCGATTAAACGTACCGGTTTCGGAAAAAATTTGTTTGATGAGTTGCGCTATCTCGATGAAGGTAAACCGGATCAAAGTTGCGAAGGGCGCCCAATAAATCCGGATTTTCCACTGAATTTTCCACGTTACCAAGGTGCGACTGTGCTGTTGTCGCGCGAAAATTTCGGTTGTGGCTCCAGCCGCGAACATGCGCCTTGGGCGCTGGATGATTACGGCTTTCGCTGTGTGATCGCGCCCAGCTTTGCCGATATTTTTTATAACAACTGTTTCAAGAATGGTTTGCTGCCCATCGTATTAAGTGATGAGATTGTCGATAGCTTGTTTAATGAAATGTACGCGGCAGAAGGCTATCAATTGACAATTGATTTAGCAGCGCAAGTTGTTAAAACCCCAGGCGGTGAAAGTTTTGCGTTCGATGTAGATGAATTTCGCAAGCATTGCTTGTTAAATGGGTTGGATGATATTGGTTTAACTCTCGAACATGCTGATGCCATTCGCGCCTACGAAGCCAAAAAACGCGTTGAAGCGCCTTGGTTGTTTGATGTAGTTAAATGA
- the asd gene encoding aspartate-semialdehyde dehydrogenase, whose product MKVGFVGWRGMVGSVLMERMQAENDFAAIEPVFFTTSNVGGAAPAVAAGLPALKDAYSVDDLKQLDVIVTCQGGDYTNEIFPKLRSSGWDGYWIDAASSLRMEDDAVIILDPVNQGVIDSALKKGVKNFIGGNCTNSIMLMGVGGLFHAGLVDWVSSMTYQAASGGGANHMRELLKGMGVIHDAVADELATPASAILDIDRKVANTIRNDVPREFFPAPLAGGLIPWIDKQLDNGQSKEEWKGQAEVNKILGNADTIPVDGLCVRIGAMRCHSLALTIKLKKDLPLAEIESIIKSGNEWVKFVPNDRGITEQELTPASITGGLKIGVGRVRKLNMGPEYISAFVIGDQLLWGAAEPLRRMLRILKESK is encoded by the coding sequence ATGAAAGTAGGTTTTGTAGGTTGGCGCGGTATGGTCGGCTCTGTGTTGATGGAGCGTATGCAAGCAGAAAACGACTTTGCAGCTATCGAACCCGTATTTTTTACCACTTCAAATGTAGGTGGCGCTGCGCCAGCTGTTGCGGCTGGATTGCCTGCATTGAAAGATGCTTATTCAGTTGATGATCTGAAGCAATTGGATGTGATTGTTACCTGTCAGGGTGGTGACTACACCAATGAGATTTTTCCGAAACTGCGCTCGTCCGGCTGGGATGGCTATTGGATCGACGCGGCCTCCAGTCTGCGTATGGAAGATGATGCGGTCATTATTCTTGATCCGGTTAATCAGGGTGTTATCGACTCGGCGCTGAAGAAAGGCGTTAAAAACTTTATTGGTGGCAACTGCACTAACTCCATCATGCTGATGGGTGTGGGTGGTTTGTTTCATGCGGGTTTGGTGGATTGGGTTAGCTCCATGACCTATCAGGCTGCCTCGGGTGGCGGTGCCAATCACATGCGCGAATTGTTGAAAGGTATGGGCGTGATTCATGATGCTGTGGCTGATGAGTTGGCAACACCTGCTTCAGCGATTTTGGATATCGACAGAAAAGTGGCTAACACTATCCGTAACGACGTGCCGCGCGAATTTTTTCCAGCTCCGCTTGCTGGCGGTTTGATCCCTTGGATCGACAAGCAATTGGATAATGGCCAGTCCAAAGAAGAGTGGAAAGGTCAGGCTGAAGTTAACAAAATTTTGGGGAATGCCGACACCATCCCGGTTGATGGTTTGTGTGTGCGCATTGGTGCCATGCGGTGCCATAGTTTGGCGTTGACTATCAAGCTCAAAAAAGATCTTCCACTTGCAGAGATCGAATCCATCATCAAGTCAGGCAATGAGTGGGTTAAATTTGTACCAAACGACCGTGGCATCACTGAGCAGGAATTGACCCCAGCCTCCATCACCGGTGGCCTCAAAATTGGTGTAGGTCGAGTGCGTAAGCTCAATATGGGGCCGGAATATATTTCTGCTTTCGTGATTGGCGATCAGTTGTTGTGGGGGGCGGCTGAGCCGTTGCGCCGTATGCTGCGCATACTCAAAGAGTCCAAATAG